One genomic segment of Ricinus communis isolate WT05 ecotype wild-type chromosome 3, ASM1957865v1, whole genome shotgun sequence includes these proteins:
- the LOC8274182 gene encoding BTB/POZ domain-containing protein NPY1 isoform X2, with translation MVDFPGGPKAFEICAKFCYGMTVTLNAYSVVAARCAAEYLEMTEDVDKGNLIFKIEVFLNSSIFRSWKDSIIVLQTTKSLLPWSEDLKIVGRCIDSIASKTSVDPANITWSYTYNRKLSVPDKIVEDGMKFHEKIESVPKDWWVEDICELDIELYKRVIIAVRSKGRMDGAVIGEALKTYAVRWLPDTFDDLVSDGRTWRYKYLVETLVCLLPSGKGVGCPCGFLLKLLKVAIFVGADDSPREDLVKRISLKLHEASVKDLLIPARSPQTTLYDVELVQCLLNRYMTHEKYSQDLTVEKNDETDDFVLRHGHGNMLSVGKLIDGYLSEIACDTSLTLANFIDLAQLIPESARPTHDGLYKAIDAYLKEHPNLTKAERKKISGLMDVKKLTMDASMHAAQNERLPLRVVVQVLFFEQVRASAGVQALHSNPRYASNSMTNTDEECEKTAAEDNKSMKKQVSQLKVKDEELHKNEQLTKKNSKNSKSGIQLLPSRSRRIFDKLWVVGGKGNVENRSSETSGSSQSPTSIVPGDTKSSGSSSRHRRHSIS, from the exons ATGGTTGATTTTCCTGGTGGACCAAAGGCCTTTGAGATTTGTGCAAAGTTCTGCTATGGAATGACTGTTACCCTCAATGCTTACAGTGTTGTAGCTGCTCGTTGTGCAGCTGAGTACCTTGAGATGACTGAGGATGTTGATAAAGGGAACCTTATTTTCAAAATCGAGGTATTTCTCAACTCCAGTATCTTCCGAAGCTGGAAGGATTCAATTATTGTTCTTCAAACCACTAAATCTCTCCTGCCCTGGTCTGAAGATCTGAAGATTGTAGGAAGGTGCATAGACTCTATTGCATCTAAAACCTCTGTCGATCCTGCAAATATTACTTGGTCATACACATATAACAGAAAGTTGTCAGTGCCTGATAAAATAGTTGAGGATGGAATGAAGTTTCATGAGAAAATTGAATCTGTTCCAAAGGATTGGTGGGTTGAAGATATCTGTGAACTGGATATTGAACTCTACAAGCGAGTTATTATTGCTGTCAGATCAAAGGGAAGAATGGATGGTGCAGTTATTGGGGAGGCTTTGAAAACTTACGCAGTCAGATGGTTGCCAGACACATTTGATGATTTGGTTTCTGATGGTCGTACATGGAGGTACAAGTATCTGGTAGAAACACTGGTTTGTTTATTACCCTCTGGCAAGGGTGTGGGTTGTCCATGTGGTTTCTTGTTGAAATTGTTGAAAGTTGCCATTTTTGTTGGAGCGGATGATTCACCAAGGGAGGATTTGGTAAAGAGGATCAGTTTGAAGTTGCATGAGGCTTCTGTCAAGGATTTACTGATACCAGCACGATCGCCACAAACCACATTGTATGATGTGGAATTGGTACAGTGCCTTCTGAATCGTTATATGACACATGAAAAGTACAGTCAAGATTTGACTGTTGAAAAGAATGACGAGACTGATGATTTTGTCTTGCGGCATGGACATGGAAACATGTTGAGCGTTGGAAAGTTAATTGATGGATATCTTTCAGAAATTGCATGCGACACAAGTCTCACCCTTGCCAATTTCATTGACTTAGCCCAGTTGATTCCCGAGTCTGCTAGACCAACTCACGATGGACTGTACAAAGCGATTGATGCCTACCTGAAG GAGCATCCCAATTTGACAAAGgctgaaaggaagaaaataagtGGGCTGATGGATGTCAAAAAACTAACAATGGATGCATCCATGCATGCTGCGCAGAATGAGCGACTGCCACTCCGTGTTGTAGTCCAAGTTCTCTTTTTTGAGCAGGTTAGAGCAAGTGCTGGTGTTCAAGCTCTCCACAGCAATCCCCGCTATGCTTCAAATTCCATGACGAACACTGATGAAGAATGTGAGAAGACGGCAGCGGAAGACAACAAGTCCATGAAGAAACAGGTGAGTCAACTGAAGGTAAAAGATGAAGAACTCCATAAAAATGAACAACTAACAAAGAAAAACAGCAAGAACAGCAAAAGCGGCATCCAATTGCTGCCATCTCGGTCGAGGAGGATATTTGACAAGTTGTGGGTTGTAGGAGGCAAAGGGAATGTAGAAAATAGAAGTTCAGAGACATCAGGAAGTTCACAAAGCCCAACTTCAATTGTTCCAGGAGACACCAAATCCTCAGGCTCATCTTCAAGACACAGGAGACACTCCATCTCCTAA
- the LOC8274177 gene encoding nuclear nucleic acid-binding protein C1D has product MDNSLVPEAVLDSAKTTLANLEKVETQLLNFLSLFNPEILADMPPLERARSLFLFAKATTLLFALRLRCNGIDPDEHPVKTELERLKLYQDKLDRFVDLSEAPLRPSTTLNYQAATRFIEHSLPDLTAEQKTSMRAISRGEGAKMKYLERRAQRKRKYQSPGKDTVQAAASKFLQKAARELLGDNTSGFKGPLRVDMLDKDDLHAG; this is encoded by the exons ATGGACAACTCACTTGTACCTGAAGCAGTTCTTGATTCTGCTAAGACAACCTTAGCAAATCTTGAGAAAGTAGAGACCCAACTGCTTAACTTCCTTTCTCTCTTTAACCCTGAAATTCTCGCTGATATGCCCCCCCTTGAACGCGCTCGATCTCTATTTTTGTTTGCCAAGGCCACTACTTTACTTTTTGCAT TGAGACTAAGGTGCAATGGAATTGACCCAGATGAGCATCCCGTCAAGACAGAGCTT GAAAGGTTGAAGTTGTATCAAGACAAACTAGACCGGTTTGTAGATTTAAGTGAAG CACCATTGCGACCTTCTACCACATTAAATTACCAGGCTGCAACCCGTTTCATTGAGCATTCTTTGCCTGACCTTACTGCTG AACAGAAGACAAGTATGCGGGCTATTAGTAGAGGAGAAGGAGCCAAGATGAAATATTTGGAGAGAAGGGCCCAAAGGAAGAGGAAATATCAATCACCGGGAAAAGATACAGTCCAAGCTGCTGCCTCCAAATTTCTTCAGAAAGCAGCTCGTGAGCTTCTAGGTGATAATACAAGTGGTTTTAAGGGTCCTCTACGAGTCGACATGTTAGATAAAGATGACCTGCACGCGGGCTAA
- the LOC8274181 gene encoding transmembrane 9 superfamily member 8, producing the protein MAMEPRGRGRSLSKICTVLSFLFLIHSAHCFYLPGVAPEDFVKGDELKVKVNKLTSTKTQLPYSYYSLPYCHPSKIVDSAENLGEVLRGDRIENSPYVFKMREPKMCNVLCRVKFDAKTVKEFKEKIDDEYRVNMILDNLPLVVPRQRLDQESPTIYQLGYHVGLKGQYSGSKEERYFINNHLAFTVKYHRDLQTDSARIVGFEVKPLSVKHEYEGKWNEEKTRLITCDANAKHIVVNSNTPQEVEEKKEVIFTYDVEFQESDVKWASRWDTYLLMSDDQIHWFSIVNSLMIVLFLSGMVAMIMLRTLYRDISKYNELETQEEAQEETGWKLVHGDVFRPPSNSDLLCVYVGTGVQFLGMTLVTMMFAILGFLSPSNRGGLMTAMLLLYVFMGLFAGYAAARLYKMFKGTEWKRIALRTAIMFPGIVSAIFFVLNALIWGQKSSGAVPFGTMFALVFLWFGISFPLVFVGSYIGFKKPAIEDPVKTNKIPRQIPEQAWYMNPAFSILIGGILPFGAVFIELFFILTSIWLNQFYYIFGFLFLVFIILLVTCAEITVVLCYFQLCSEDYLWWWRSYLTSGSSALYLFLYATFYFFTKLEITKLVSGVLYFGYMLIASYAFFVLTGTIGFYACFWFTRLIYSSVKID; encoded by the exons atGGCAATGGAGCCTCGAGGAAGAGGCAGATCTTTATCAAAGATCTGTACGGTACTTTCGTTTCTGTTTCTAATTCACAGCGCTCACTGCTTTTACCTTCCTGGTGTTGCTCCTGAGGATTTCGTCAAG GGAGATGAGTTGAAGGTCAAAGTGAACAAGTTGACCTCTACAAAGACGCAACTTCCTTACTCGTATTATTCTCTTCCTTATTGTCACCCATCCAAGATTGTAGACAGTGCAGAGAATCTTGGGGAAGTGCTACGCGGTGATCGCATTGAAAATTCCCCCTATGTG TTTAAAATGCGGGAGCCAAAGATGTGTAATGTTCTTTGCCGTGTAAAATTTGATGCCAAAACTGTAAAGGAGTTTAAAGAGAAGATCGATGACGAGTATCGGGTCAACAt GATCCTTGATAACCTTCCTCTTGTGGTTCCAAGACAGAGGTTGGATCAGGAATCTCCTACTATCTATCAGCTTGGCTATCATGTTGGTCTCAAAGGCCAATACAGTGGG AGCAAGGAGGAGAGGTATTTTATTAACAATCATTTGGCATTCACTGTCAAGTATCATAGAGATTTGCAAACTGACTCTGCAAGAATTGTTGGATTTGAAGTTAAACCATTGAG TGTTAAGCATGAGTACGAAGGAAAATGGAATGAAGAAAAGACACGTCTAATAACATGTGATGCCAATGCAAAGCACATAGTTGTCAATTCCAACACTCCTCAAGAAgttgaagagaaaaaagaagttattttcacatatgaTGTAGAATTCCAG GAGAGTGATGTGAAGTGGGCATCTAGATGGGATACTTATCTGTTAATGAGTGATGACCAAATTCACTGGTTCTCAATTGTCAATTCATTGATGATTGTTCTGTTTCTTTCGGGCATGGTGGCGATGATTATGCTACGTACACTTTACCGTGACATATCCAAGTACAATGAACTTGAGACCCAGGAAGAGGCCCAAGAAGAGACTGGATGGAAGCTTGTTCATGGAGATGTTTTTAGGCCCCCATCAAACTCAGATTTACTTTGTGTTTATGTTGGAACAGGAGTTCAGTTTCTTGGGATGACCCTTGTTACCATGATGTTTGCGATTCTGGGGTTCTTATCTCCTTCAAACCGAGGTGGTCTAATGACAGCCATGCTCTTACTTTATGTTTTCATGGGTCTTTTTGCCGGTTATGCAGCTGCTCGCTTGTATAAAATGTTTAAAGGAACAGAATGGAAGAGAATTGCTCTCAGAACTGCAATTATGTTCCCAGGGATCGTCTCTGCCATTTTCTTTGTGTTAAATGCTCTCATCTGGGGCCAGAAATCATCTGGAGCTGTGCCGTTTGGGACAATGTTTGCTCTAGTCTTCTTATGGTTTGGGATTTCATTCCCACTCGTGTTTGTGGGAAGTTATATTGGGTTCAAGAAGCCAGCAATTGAGGATCCTgtgaaaacaaataaaattccaAGGCAGATCCCAGAGCAGGCTTGGTACATGAACCCAGCCTTCTCAATTCTAATTGGAGGAATACTTCCTTTTGGAGCTGTTTTCATTGAGCTCTTCTTCATTCTCACCTCGATCTGGCTGAATCAGTTTTACTACATCTTTGGTTTCCTTTTCCTAGTGTTCATAATCCTGCTTGTCACCTGTGCGGAAATAACCGTAGTGCTCTGCTACTTCCAGTTGTGCAGTGAAGACTATCTGTGGTGGTGGAGGTCATACCTTACATCAGGCTCCTCTGCATTATATCTCTTCCTTTACGCCACATTTTACTTCTTCACAAAGCTTGAGATAACAAAGCTGGTGTCTGGGGTTCTATATTTTGGATACATGCTAATTGCATCATATGCATTCTTTGTGCTAACTGGCACTATCGGATTTTATGCCTGCTTTTGGTTCACAAGGCTTATCTACTCATCAGTGAAAATTGATTGA
- the LOC8274182 gene encoding BTB/POZ domain-containing protein NPY1 isoform X1: MKFMKLGSKPDVFQAEGKSIRYVSSELATDVTINVGEVKFYLHKFPLLSKCNRLHKLVSKASEENPDEINMVDFPGGPKAFEICAKFCYGMTVTLNAYSVVAARCAAEYLEMTEDVDKGNLIFKIEVFLNSSIFRSWKDSIIVLQTTKSLLPWSEDLKIVGRCIDSIASKTSVDPANITWSYTYNRKLSVPDKIVEDGMKFHEKIESVPKDWWVEDICELDIELYKRVIIAVRSKGRMDGAVIGEALKTYAVRWLPDTFDDLVSDGRTWRYKYLVETLVCLLPSGKGVGCPCGFLLKLLKVAIFVGADDSPREDLVKRISLKLHEASVKDLLIPARSPQTTLYDVELVQCLLNRYMTHEKYSQDLTVEKNDETDDFVLRHGHGNMLSVGKLIDGYLSEIACDTSLTLANFIDLAQLIPESARPTHDGLYKAIDAYLKEHPNLTKAERKKISGLMDVKKLTMDASMHAAQNERLPLRVVVQVLFFEQVRASAGVQALHSNPRYASNSMTNTDEECEKTAAEDNKSMKKQVSQLKVKDEELHKNEQLTKKNSKNSKSGIQLLPSRSRRIFDKLWVVGGKGNVENRSSETSGSSQSPTSIVPGDTKSSGSSSRHRRHSIS, from the exons ATGAAGTTTATGAAATTGGGTTCCAAGCCTGATGTCTTTCAAGCTGAAGGCAAATCCATCAG GTATGTTTCATCCGAGCTGGCTACAGATGTCACCATAAATGTTGGTGAAGTTAAGTTTTACCTCCACAAG TTCCCTCTTTTGTCGAAGTGTAATCGCTTGCATAAGCTAGTGTCAAAAGCCAGTGAGGAGAATCCCGATGAGATTAATATGGTTGATTTTCCTGGTGGACCAAAGGCCTTTGAGATTTGTGCAAAGTTCTGCTATGGAATGACTGTTACCCTCAATGCTTACAGTGTTGTAGCTGCTCGTTGTGCAGCTGAGTACCTTGAGATGACTGAGGATGTTGATAAAGGGAACCTTATTTTCAAAATCGAGGTATTTCTCAACTCCAGTATCTTCCGAAGCTGGAAGGATTCAATTATTGTTCTTCAAACCACTAAATCTCTCCTGCCCTGGTCTGAAGATCTGAAGATTGTAGGAAGGTGCATAGACTCTATTGCATCTAAAACCTCTGTCGATCCTGCAAATATTACTTGGTCATACACATATAACAGAAAGTTGTCAGTGCCTGATAAAATAGTTGAGGATGGAATGAAGTTTCATGAGAAAATTGAATCTGTTCCAAAGGATTGGTGGGTTGAAGATATCTGTGAACTGGATATTGAACTCTACAAGCGAGTTATTATTGCTGTCAGATCAAAGGGAAGAATGGATGGTGCAGTTATTGGGGAGGCTTTGAAAACTTACGCAGTCAGATGGTTGCCAGACACATTTGATGATTTGGTTTCTGATGGTCGTACATGGAGGTACAAGTATCTGGTAGAAACACTGGTTTGTTTATTACCCTCTGGCAAGGGTGTGGGTTGTCCATGTGGTTTCTTGTTGAAATTGTTGAAAGTTGCCATTTTTGTTGGAGCGGATGATTCACCAAGGGAGGATTTGGTAAAGAGGATCAGTTTGAAGTTGCATGAGGCTTCTGTCAAGGATTTACTGATACCAGCACGATCGCCACAAACCACATTGTATGATGTGGAATTGGTACAGTGCCTTCTGAATCGTTATATGACACATGAAAAGTACAGTCAAGATTTGACTGTTGAAAAGAATGACGAGACTGATGATTTTGTCTTGCGGCATGGACATGGAAACATGTTGAGCGTTGGAAAGTTAATTGATGGATATCTTTCAGAAATTGCATGCGACACAAGTCTCACCCTTGCCAATTTCATTGACTTAGCCCAGTTGATTCCCGAGTCTGCTAGACCAACTCACGATGGACTGTACAAAGCGATTGATGCCTACCTGAAG GAGCATCCCAATTTGACAAAGgctgaaaggaagaaaataagtGGGCTGATGGATGTCAAAAAACTAACAATGGATGCATCCATGCATGCTGCGCAGAATGAGCGACTGCCACTCCGTGTTGTAGTCCAAGTTCTCTTTTTTGAGCAGGTTAGAGCAAGTGCTGGTGTTCAAGCTCTCCACAGCAATCCCCGCTATGCTTCAAATTCCATGACGAACACTGATGAAGAATGTGAGAAGACGGCAGCGGAAGACAACAAGTCCATGAAGAAACAGGTGAGTCAACTGAAGGTAAAAGATGAAGAACTCCATAAAAATGAACAACTAACAAAGAAAAACAGCAAGAACAGCAAAAGCGGCATCCAATTGCTGCCATCTCGGTCGAGGAGGATATTTGACAAGTTGTGGGTTGTAGGAGGCAAAGGGAATGTAGAAAATAGAAGTTCAGAGACATCAGGAAGTTCACAAAGCCCAACTTCAATTGTTCCAGGAGACACCAAATCCTCAGGCTCATCTTCAAGACACAGGAGACACTCCATCTCCTAA
- the LOC8274183 gene encoding phospholipase D Z: MKLDYKISISIALFLFLLTYQWPKTVIADSQCKAWLVQSIPTDMPHLHQVSGVLSTGDVLRWLAGNATKGLDVIAQYWQLIANPEDPSSGEYGYSEQNMTNFGAFEGSSVYKSIEDAADRNVSIRFLQHSGVSPDYTKEPDDIASGRENVENVTLLLGEWWGSGIVHAKVWISDNKQVYIGSANNDWKSLTQVKEVGIYLVGCKKIVRKVENYFENLWTLAHLDSSAYTSTVWDQQWQISRTVPCWSHFLHSKERCRSPLPHRFVEVSHVAGYPVLSDPHMFEVPIITPGNDDSTLEPELSYLSFAPPELSFGKFQTDEQAWVDTIKSVGSGATVRINTMDWLGQSQYTKQKVYWSLLSSAISEVVFSKHATVKILVAYWAHFINNTEQYLNSLLYSNVLCSSSKYNNCSGKVEIKYYVVPGYNQTGPAISNGTRTGNIYPAFSRVNHGKYAVSDVRAHIGTSNLVWDYFYTTAGISFGTYNPTIVLQLQEIFDADWNSPYAIPVEGQGSGHSFSS; this comes from the exons ATGAAACTCGATTACAAGATTAGCATTTCAATTGCtctgtttttgtttcttttaaccTATCAATGGCCAAAAACTGTAATAGCAGACTCACAATGCAAAGCATGGCTGGTCCAATCAATTCCTACCGACATGCCTCACCTCCATCAAGTTTCCGGTGTTCTTTCCACCG GGGACGTGCTTCGTTGGTTAGCCGGTAACGCAACTAAGGGATTAGATGTTATAGCACAATACTGGCAGCTAATTGCAAATCCTGAAGACCCAAGTTCCGGAGAATACGGATACTCCGAACAGAACATGACAAACTTTGGTGCTTTTGAAGGGTCTTCTGTTTATAAATCCATAGAAGATGCTGCAGATCGCAATGTCAGTATCAG ATTTTTACAGCATTCAGGTGTGTCTCCTGATTACACTAAAGAGCCGGATGATATTGCTTCAGGAAGGGAAAATGTGGAAAATGTGACTTTATTACTTGGAGAATGGTGGGGCTCAGGTATAGTTCATGCCAAGGTTTGGATATCTGATAATAAACAAGTGTACATTGGATCTGCTAACAACGATTGGAAATCTCTTACTCAG GTTAAGGAGGTTGGGATTTATCTTGTTGGATGTAAAAAGATTGTGAGAAAGGTGGAGAACTACTTTGAAAACTTATGGACACTTGCCCATCTTGATTCATCAGCTTACACTAGTACCGTATGGGATCAGCAGTGGCAGATTAGTAGAACAGTTCCTTGCTGGTCTCATTTCCTTCATTCTAAGGAAAGGTGCAG GTCTCCTCTTCCCCATCGGTTTGTGGAGGTTTCCCATGTCGCCGGCTATCCTGTGCTATCAGACCCACATATGTTTGAAGTTCCAATTATAACTCCTGGAAACGATGATTCAACTTTAGAGCCTGAATTGAGCTATTTATCTTTTGCTCCTCCTGAG CTATCATTCGGCAAGTTTCAGACTGATGAACAGGCATGGGTTGATACAATAAAGTCTGTTGGAAGTGGAGCAACGGTTAGGATTAATACTATGGATTGGCTTGGCCAGTCACAATATACAAAGCAAAAGGTTTACTGGTCCTTGCTATCCTCTGCAATATCAGAG GTCGTCTTCTCCAAGCATGCGACAGTAAAGATACTGGTAGCATACTGGGCACACTTCATCAACAACACAGAACAGTATCTGAATTCGCTACTCTATTCCAATGTCCTATGCTCTTCTTCAAAGTACAACAACTGTTCTGGCAAAGTGGAGATCAAATACTATGTGGTTCCGGGTTACAATCAGACAGGACCTGCAATCAGCAATGGGACCAGAACAGGAAATATCTATCCAGCTTTTTCCAGGGTGAATCATGGAAAATATGCAGTTAGTGATGTGCGAGCACACATTGGAACAAGCAACCTTGTATGGGACTATTTCTATACAACAGCTGGTATCAGCTTTGGAACATACAACCCTACTATTGTTTTACAACTTCAAGAGATCTTTGATGCCGACTGGAATTCACCATATGCTATTCCAGTTGAAGGGCAGGGGTCAGGCCATTCTTTCTCTAGCTGA
- the LOC8274180 gene encoding uncharacterized protein LOC8274180: MAGDEDWRKQADTHKMSPEEVKAAGIEGSKRPPGHNPGGVLHQRRKLPFSTTTMTVGGFLIVATIGYMVLYAKKKPEASAHDVARVATNTADPRDTHPRK; the protein is encoded by the coding sequence ATGGCAGGTGATGAAGATTGGAGGAAACAAGCAGACACCCACAAGATGAGTCCTGAAGAAGTGAAAGCAGCAGGTATAGAAGGATCAAAGAGGCCACCGGGACATAACCCAGGAGGGGTTTTGCACCAGAGGCGAAAGTTGCCTTTCAGCACAACCACAATGACAGTTGGTGGTTTCCTCATTGTAGCTACTATTGGATATATGGTGCTGTATGCCAAGAAAAAGCCTGAAGCAAGTGCTCATGATGTGGCTAGGGTGGCTACTAATACTGCTGACCCAAGGGATACTCATCCCAGGAAGTAG
- the LOC8274179 gene encoding early nodulin-like protein 1 translates to MAMSRFQRSSLLLMITLQLFSLSDAKDILIGGKTDAWKVPSSQSDSLNKWAESSRFRIGDSLVWKYDSQKDSVLEVTRAAYLSCNVSNPVEEYKDGNTKVKLERAGPYYFISGAEGHCEKGQKMIVVVLSPRHNRFIGISPAPSPAEFEGPAIAPTSTATSLKFKGSFLVAPLGILLWALF, encoded by the exons ATGGCCATGTCTCGCTTTCAAAGATCTTCTTTGTTGCTCATGATCACTCTACAGCTCTTTAGCTTATCTGATGCTAAAGATATACTCATTGGGGGCAAAACAGATGCATGGAAAGTCCCATCTTCTCAATCCGATTCTCTCAATAAATGGGCTGAAAGTTCTCGTTTTCGCATTGGTGACTCTCTTG TGTGGAAATATGACAGCCAGAAAGACTCAGTGTTGGAAGTGACAAGAGCAGCTTATCTAAGCTGCAACGTCTCAAATCCAGTTGAAGAGTACAAGGATGGGAACACTAAGGTGAAGCTTGAAAGAGCAGGGCCATACTATTTCATCAGTGGAGCAGAGGGTCACTGTGAGAAAGGGCAAAAGATGATTGTGGTGGTTCTGTCCCCAAGACATAACAGGTTCATTGGCATTTCTCCAGCTCCTTCTCCAGCTGAGTTTGAAGGCCCTGCTATTGCTCCAACAAGCACTGCTACCAGCTTGAAATTCAAAGGCAGCTTCTTGGTGGCTCCTTTGGGGATTTTGCTCTGGGCTTTGTTTTGA
- the LOC8274178 gene encoding nucleoid-associated protein At4g30620, chloroplastic: MASMATYASTPKLGNCCSLTFHKNPTFSSISFCKINSFANHIGPLIVSRPDRTGKVSLSLRLTGLFGGKKENNDKSEEKQSKAGLMGNMQNLYETVKKAQMVVQVEAVRVQKELAVAEFDGYCQDELIKATLSGNQQPVRIEITEAAIELGAEKLSLLVTEAYKDAHQKSVKAMKERMSNLAQSLGLPPNLNEELK, from the exons ATGGCGTCTATGGCCACTTATGCTTCAACTCCAAAGCTTGGAAACTGCTGCTCTCTCACTTTCCACAAAAACCCTACTTTTTCTTCTATCTCTTTCT GTAAAATAAACTCATTTGCAAATCACATTGGACCTCTGATTGTGTCACGGCCTGATAGGACTGGGAAAGTGTCGTTGTCTCTACGTCTGACTGGTCTATTTGGGGGTAAAAAGGAGAATAATGATAAGAGCGAGGAGAAACAGTCAAAG GCAGGATTAATGGGTAATATGCAAAATCTGTATGAAACTGTGAAGAAAGCACAAATGGTAGTCCAAGTTGAGGCTGTACGTGTGCAGAAAGAACTTGCTGT AGCTGAGTTCGATGGCTATTGCCAAGATGAACTAATTAAG GCAACACTTTCAGGTAACCAGCAACCTGTGAGAATTGAGATAACTGAGGCTGCAATTGAACTAGGAGCTGAA AAACTGTCTCTTCTGGTTACGGAGGCCTACAAGGATGCACACCAGAAGAGTGTCAAG GCTATGAAGGAAAGAATGAGCAATCTTGCCCAAAGTCTGGGACTGCCACCAAATCTCAACGAGGAATTGAAGTGA